GTTCATCACTAAATTTCTTAACCTCTGTGGGATAACATAATTGTTCCCTTAAAGAACCTAGTAACATGTAAGGTTTTTGAGGTATGAATAATAATTCCCCAATTTTTGGTTTTTTAATTACTCCCTGATCGGGTTCCCACAAACCACTAATCATTCGCAATAATGATGTTTTTCCACATCCTGATGGTCCAACAACTAAAAGTGATTGATTATTGTCGATGCTCAAATTTAAGTTTTTAATTATTGTTTTATTTGATCCTGGTGGGCAAAGGTCAGCATTATTAATAAGAATTGAAGGAAAATCTGAAATAACGTTTTGATTGCTTGTGGGGTGAGCTTGACTAATAGATTCGACTTTTGATTGAAATCCTTCTAATCTCCCAATCCCAGCAGTAAATTTTGCTAGTTCTTCTATTTGATTAACAATGAAAAATAACGAACCTTCAACCATTCCAAATGCAAAACTTGCTTGGATAAAGCGCCCATAATCAATATCACCTTTAAAGTAAGGTATTGCCATTATTAAATATGGAAAGAAGTTTCCTGCATAATTAATGGATCTTCTCATAACGTCAATTATTACTCTCCATATAATTAGTAAATTAAAGTTTCTTACCACTTCTCCTAAGCGCCTTTCAGTTTCACTTCGCTCAGGATTCTCCCCAGAATAAAAGGCAATTGATTCAGCATTATCTCTAATATGAACTAAGCCATATCGAAAATCTGCTTCATATCTGAGTTGATCAAAGTCAATCTTTACAAGATTTTTTCCAGCAATTAAAAGGATAGAAGTTGCAAATGCAGCGTAGCCAAATAAAGAAAAAGTAAGTGTTGTACTAATACTCCATAAAATAAGGATATTAAGTGAAAATGTTAGTAGTGCATCAAAAATACCTAATGTGAAAGAAAGACTTTGCCCGGTAAAAGCTCTGGTATCATCTGTGATCCTTTGATCAGGATTATCTACATCAGTTTGCTCTTCGTCATTGGGATTTAGTTGGTAATACGCTTTATTAGTCATATAATCTTTGACTAAGCTTTTTGAAAGCCATTCTCTCCAAATTATTCCCAATTTATATGTAAAAAATATTTGGGATACACGAATTGGTAGAGCAACAGCGAAACAACATGCGTAAATCCCTAATATCCTATAAAATCCATCTTCTTGTTTTTCTACTAATGCATTTGTTAAATCTCTTGCTATAAATCCTATTCCAGCGTTTATTCCGTTTACAGCTAAAAGCATTAATACAATTATCGCAAGGAACAACCAATGCAACCATCTTCGATTTTTTAGTTGACGCCTTAAGCTAAAAAAGCTGCCAGACCCAATTAAAAATAAGGCAGAGAAAAGTAATCCCCAACTGCCAGACCAAATTGAATTGACTGTATTTACTACACCTCCGAAATACTTTTCGAGAAAAATTGGTTGAAAACTTTCAAAAAAACTGATTATTCCTGTAAGACCAACAAGTACTACTCCACCAACACAAAATAGAAGAGAAATCAAAAGCCATATGAATTGAAATCCATTGCATTGATCTATTGGTAGAAAAAACGGCTGGGATAGTTTTCTTAATTTTTGTAATTGGTACAGTATTTTCGATTTATTTTTGACGGCTTTATTCATTACGCGACGAGTTTTATAAAATCAATTATATCTTTTAAAAGTCTATTGACCAAAGCCAATAAATGAAAGTGCCCAGTCAGGTAAATTTAAGTAATTCAAGATTGTTGCATCAAATTCATGTACTTTAGAAAAAGATTTATCTAATGCCCACCATATTAGAAAAGGCAAATTAAATAAAATTTGTAACTGCCATTTATATGTTAAAACGTTCCATATTTTAATTAACTTATTTTTGAGTGAATCATCTAATTCTTCCCAATTTTTTAAAATTAAATTAAAGAAATTTTTTGATTCTGTATTTAAGGAATCTGGGGTATTCATTATGTGTTTTTCTTTATTTATAACCCATAAACATTTCTTTCGAGAGTTTTAACCTGGGGGCCAATTCATTTTTCTGCCAGATAAAAAATGAATATGTAAATAAAAAACTGTTTGTCCCGATTCTGCTCCAGTATTAATTACTGTTCTCCAATTAGTTAAATTTTTTGATTTAGCTATTTTGCTACCAACAAAAAGTAAATGCCCTAATAAATTTGCATCTTCTTCAATACAATCTAATAAACTTATAATTGGCTTTTTTGGAATCACTAAAAAATGTACTGGTGCTTGTGCCTGGATATCATTAAACGCAATACAAAAATCATCTTCATAAAGCTTATCGCAGGGTATTTCTTCATTAATTATTTTTTGAAATATTGTAGTTTCAGTCATTAGATTAATTAATAGAAATTACATCTTTTTCGTTGAACCCTTCCTTTACAAGTTCTTTGTTCAAATCATCTTTTGATGTAACTCTATCAACAAATAATATTCCGTTTAAGTGATCCATTTCGTGTTGAATACACCTCGCCAGAAGTCCATCTGCTTTCATTTTACGTGGTCTACCCATTTCATCTCTAAATTTTAATTTTATAGTTGATGGTCTTACTACATTCAAATATACGCCAGGTATACTTAAGCAGCCTTCTTCGTATGAATTAAGGGTTGTTCCAAAGTCTGTAATTTCTGGATTTATTAATATTAGAGGTTCTGCTGCTGAATCTTCAAAATTTACATCTATGACAAGAAGTTCTTTGTTGATACCAATTTGAGGTGCTGCAAGTCCAATTCCTTTAGCTGCGTACATGCTTTGAAGCATTTCTCTCGCAAGTTTTCTAATCGATTCGTCAACCTTAGTTATTCTTTTGGAATTTTGTCTTAATACATCATCACCAAGTTTATAAATATCTAGAGATGGCTTACCTGTTTGTTCTTTTGCAATTTTTTCTGAGCTTCCATTTGTTCTTGACTTTTTTGCAAGTTGTGAAAAATGGTTTGCCACGTTAAAAAGTTTTTAATTAAGAGTTTAGCTATAAAAATATTAGCACTTTAATTTGCTTTCTTTATATTTTTTTTAAATGAGTAATGATGATAAGTTAAAAGTTAGGCAAACTGAATCTAAAAAAATTGCTTTCAAGGAATTAACTATTATTAGGGATACCATTTTTTGGATTGATGTTGTTGGTGAAGGTCAAAATGAGAATGCTATTTTTGCAAGACCATTTAATAATAAAGAGGCTTTTCCTCAGAAATTAACAAGTAAAAAATATAATATTAAAAATAATTTTCATGGATATGGTGGTAAATCTTATAAATGTATAAATTTTAAAAATAATT
This region of Prochlorococcus sp. MIT 0604 genomic DNA includes:
- a CDS encoding ABC transporter ATP-binding protein/permease; translated protein: MNKAVKNKSKILYQLQKLRKLSQPFFLPIDQCNGFQFIWLLISLLFCVGGVVLVGLTGIISFFESFQPIFLEKYFGGVVNTVNSIWSGSWGLLFSALFLIGSGSFFSLRRQLKNRRWLHWLFLAIIVLMLLAVNGINAGIGFIARDLTNALVEKQEDGFYRILGIYACCFAVALPIRVSQIFFTYKLGIIWREWLSKSLVKDYMTNKAYYQLNPNDEEQTDVDNPDQRITDDTRAFTGQSLSFTLGIFDALLTFSLNILILWSISTTLTFSLFGYAAFATSILLIAGKNLVKIDFDQLRYEADFRYGLVHIRDNAESIAFYSGENPERSETERRLGEVVRNFNLLIIWRVIIDVMRRSINYAGNFFPYLIMAIPYFKGDIDYGRFIQASFAFGMVEGSLFFIVNQIEELAKFTAGIGRLEGFQSKVESISQAHPTSNQNVISDFPSILINNADLCPPGSNKTIIKNLNLSIDNNQSLLVVGPSGCGKTSLLRMISGLWEPDQGVIKKPKIGELLFIPQKPYMLLGSLREQLCYPTEVKKFSDEHLTSVLHEVNLKTLVDRYPNLDIKQDWPRILSLGEQQRLAFARLLLNSPRFAVLDEATSALDIDTEKKLYSLLKERELSLISVGHRPSLKDFHENILELNGQGDWKLLTSDKYNFKD
- a CDS encoding histidine triad nucleotide-binding protein, which produces MTETTIFQKIINEEIPCDKLYEDDFCIAFNDIQAQAPVHFLVIPKKPIISLLDCIEEDANLLGHLLFVGSKIAKSKNLTNWRTVINTGAESGQTVFYLHIHFLSGRKMNWPPG
- the def gene encoding peptide deformylase, whose translation is MANHFSQLAKKSRTNGSSEKIAKEQTGKPSLDIYKLGDDVLRQNSKRITKVDESIRKLAREMLQSMYAAKGIGLAAPQIGINKELLVIDVNFEDSAAEPLILINPEITDFGTTLNSYEEGCLSIPGVYLNVVRPSTIKLKFRDEMGRPRKMKADGLLARCIQHEMDHLNGILFVDRVTSKDDLNKELVKEGFNEKDVISIN